One genomic region from Candidatus Defluviilinea gracilis encodes:
- the rpiB gene encoding ribose 5-phosphate isomerase B, whose amino-acid sequence MKIAIGFDHAGFPLKQTVLDAVRKAGHEPIDKGTDSTASVDFPDFAEKVGRAIQSGEAERGILCCGSGIGACIAANKMKGVYASICHDTYSAAQGVSHDDMNVLCLGGRVIGPELANALILAFLGAEYQGNKEGGERLARRVGKIRKLEDEAGR is encoded by the coding sequence ATGAAAATCGCCATTGGATTTGACCATGCGGGCTTCCCGCTCAAACAAACTGTTCTTGACGCCGTGCGCAAAGCGGGGCATGAACCGATTGACAAAGGTACAGACTCCACAGCGAGCGTGGACTTTCCCGATTTCGCCGAGAAAGTGGGACGCGCCATCCAGAGCGGCGAAGCGGAACGCGGAATCCTGTGTTGCGGATCGGGCATCGGCGCGTGCATCGCCGCGAACAAGATGAAAGGCGTGTACGCGTCCATTTGCCATGACACATACTCCGCCGCGCAGGGAGTATCCCACGACGATATGAACGTCCTTTGCCTCGGCGGTCGCGTCATCGGACCTGAACTTGCCAATGCGCTTATCCTCGCGTTTTTAGGCGCAGAGTATCAGGGGAATAAGGAGGGAGGGGAGAGGTTGGCGAGGAGAGTGGGGAAGATTCGTAAATTGGAAGATGAAGCAGGAAGATAG
- the tkt gene encoding transketolase, which yields MTNDLQTRAINTLRFLSADAVQKANSGHPGLPMGAAAMAFTIWTRHLRHNPRNPKWMGRDRFILSGGHGSMLLYSLLHLTGYDVSLDNIKNFRQFGSITPGHPEHGLTPGVEVTTGPLGQGFAQGVGMAIAATHLAALFNKPNYDLIQSYIYGIVTDGDLMEGISSEAASLAGHLQLGRIIYLYDDNHISIDGSTNLAFTENRAARFEAYGWHVQKIDDGNDVEMIDKAIQNAKKDPRPSIIMCRTIIGFGAPHRQGTSKAHGEPLGDEELNAAKENLGWPLEPHFFIPDDVLAFFRKAVETGREREIDWKMKLEAYGRLNPQLGSELNRRIAGKLPDGWDANLPTFPADAKGMATRASSGKLINALAPILPELIGGSADLAPSNNTMIDGSPSFQKESPEGRNFHFGVREHAMGAALNGMNLFGGVIAYGGTFLIFSDYMKPAIRLAAISHAPSIFIYTHDSVGLGEDGPTHQPIEQLAALRAIPNMVTIRPADANEVREAWKVAISRRNGPTALVLTRQALPTLPVRQTSSLSKGAYVLQDYGTPEIILMATGSEVSLIFDAAQKLHEEGKGVRVVSFPSWELFEKQDEAYKESVLPKNITKRLAVEAGASLGWERYAKSTLCIDHYGASAPYKVIFEKFGFTVENVVARAKAL from the coding sequence ATGACAAACGATCTTCAAACACGCGCGATCAACACATTACGATTCCTTTCGGCGGATGCCGTGCAGAAAGCCAACTCGGGTCACCCCGGACTTCCGATGGGCGCGGCGGCGATGGCTTTCACCATTTGGACGCGGCACCTGCGGCACAATCCGCGCAACCCAAAGTGGATGGGACGCGACCGCTTCATTCTCTCGGGCGGACATGGTTCAATGCTTTTGTATTCGCTCCTCCATTTGACCGGGTACGACGTGAGCCTCGACAACATCAAGAACTTCCGCCAGTTCGGGAGCATCACGCCGGGTCATCCTGAGCATGGACTCACGCCCGGCGTCGAAGTGACGACCGGTCCGCTCGGGCAGGGATTCGCGCAAGGCGTGGGCATGGCAATTGCGGCGACTCATTTAGCCGCGCTATTCAACAAACCCAACTATGATCTCATTCAATCGTACATTTACGGCATCGTCACCGACGGCGACTTGATGGAGGGTATTTCATCGGAAGCCGCGTCGCTGGCGGGACATCTGCAATTGGGGCGGATCATTTATTTGTACGACGATAATCACATCTCGATTGACGGCTCTACAAATTTAGCGTTCACTGAAAATCGCGCCGCGCGTTTTGAAGCGTATGGCTGGCATGTGCAAAAAATTGACGATGGCAACGATGTGGAGATGATTGACAAAGCCATTCAGAATGCGAAGAAAGACCCGCGCCCCTCGATCATCATGTGTCGCACCATCATCGGTTTCGGCGCGCCGCACAGGCAAGGGACATCCAAAGCGCACGGTGAACCGCTGGGTGATGAGGAACTGAATGCCGCAAAAGAAAATTTGGGCTGGCCCCTTGAGCCGCACTTCTTCATCCCCGACGATGTGTTGGCGTTCTTCCGCAAAGCCGTGGAAACAGGGCGCGAGCGCGAGATCGATTGGAAGATGAAACTCGAAGCGTACGGGCGGTTGAATCCGCAGTTGGGTTCTGAGTTGAATCGCCGCATCGCTGGCAAACTCCCCGATGGTTGGGATGCGAACCTTCCAACATTCCCCGCCGACGCAAAGGGCATGGCGACGCGCGCGTCGTCGGGCAAGTTGATCAACGCGCTCGCGCCGATCCTGCCCGAACTCATCGGCGGCTCGGCAGATTTGGCTCCCTCGAACAACACCATGATAGACGGAAGCCCATCGTTCCAAAAAGAATCGCCCGAGGGACGCAACTTCCACTTCGGTGTGCGCGAACACGCGATGGGCGCGGCATTGAATGGCATGAATTTGTTCGGCGGCGTGATCGCGTATGGCGGCACATTCCTGATCTTCTCCGATTACATGAAGCCTGCCATTCGCCTCGCCGCCATTTCACACGCTCCTTCGATTTTTATCTACACACACGACTCGGTCGGACTTGGCGAAGATGGTCCGACTCATCAGCCCATTGAGCAACTCGCCGCATTGAGAGCGATTCCCAACATGGTGACGATTCGCCCCGCCGATGCGAACGAAGTCCGCGAGGCGTGGAAGGTTGCCATCTCGCGCCGCAACGGACCGACCGCGCTGGTTCTCACTCGTCAAGCATTGCCCACGCTCCCCGTACGACAAACTTCCAGTTTGTCTAAAGGCGCGTATGTGTTGCAAGACTATGGAACCCCCGAAATTATCTTGATGGCAACAGGTTCGGAGGTCAGTTTGATCTTCGACGCCGCGCAGAAACTTCATGAGGAAGGGAAAGGCGTACGCGTGGTTTCATTCCCCTCTTGGGAGTTGTTCGAGAAACAAGACGAAGCATACAAAGAATCTGTGTTGCCGAAAAACATCACGAAGAGACTCGCCGTCGAAGCAGGAGCCAGCCTCGGCTGGGAGCGATACGCCAAGTCCACGCTGTGTATTGACCACTACGGCGCGTCCGCTCCGTATAAGGTCATCTTTGAGAAGTTTGGGTTTACGGTGGAGAATGTTGTGGCGCGCGCTAAGGCGCTTTAA
- a CDS encoding DUF433 domain-containing protein — MTQQHVVSDPKIMMGQPVVSGTRITVDLILEKISSGESFEQVLAAHPRLTREGIQAALNFAREVLRADVVYPIAESA, encoded by the coding sequence ATGACACAACAACATGTGGTTTCAGACCCAAAAATCATGATGGGACAGCCTGTCGTCTCAGGCACGCGCATCACGGTGGATTTGATTCTGGAAAAAATATCGTCGGGCGAATCGTTCGAGCAGGTGCTGGCGGCTCATCCGCGCTTGACTCGCGAGGGCATCCAAGCCGCGCTAAACTTCGCGCGTGAAGTCTTGCGGGCAGATGTTGTTTACCCCATCGCCGAATCTGCTTGA